The proteins below are encoded in one region of Aquisphaera giovannonii:
- a CDS encoding DPP IV N-terminal domain-containing protein — protein sequence MRTTSVHAALAFAAGLLATGPPTCRAGEGRPAGTIAFSSLAPRGWDLYLTDIETRRTRRLTDHPALDFNAAFAPDGGRLAFVSERDGNAELYTVQVDGGGLRRLTGEFALDDRPAWSPDGRRIAFSSTRQPAEEPGRSWNAAYVMGADGGDPRRLTPAGSADYSPAWSPGGDLIAVASGSGEAGGTDLFVMDPEGNGRRRVVANGGWPAFAADGRSLFFHSKREGRWGIWRVDLDGSGLERITPPDVDAYTPSASADGKRLVAAVGRGGHRQVVAIDLASRSLTDLTDAAADHWNPSISPDGRSVAYHRAAPDSAAPNVEPWGAPPDTALRMLRLAGAFPAFSPDGKRVALIGGSFARLDVMNVDGSGRRTLHAGASRALFGVSWAHRGDRIAFSQGPVFQGPGGQVDIATVRPDGSGYAGITRDPGNDGFPSFSPDGKEIVFRSGRGGSKNLHVMGADGSGVRRLTEGRWTDTMCDWSPSGEWIAFASDRGGDFEIWLTHPDGSGLRKLVGGSRNNHPHFSPDGRWIVFTSKRAGFSAEEISLPEQPQPYGDLFAAPVVGTGLIRLTHNGFEEGTPAWAPVLEIKATGEGGRGQAEDY from the coding sequence GTGAGAACGACATCCGTCCATGCGGCGCTCGCCTTCGCCGCCGGCTTGCTCGCCACGGGACCGCCGACCTGCCGCGCCGGTGAGGGACGACCCGCGGGGACGATTGCCTTCTCGTCGCTCGCCCCGCGAGGCTGGGACCTCTACCTCACCGACATCGAGACGCGCCGGACCCGGCGGCTGACCGACCATCCCGCGCTCGACTTCAACGCGGCCTTCGCCCCCGACGGCGGCCGGCTCGCCTTCGTGTCGGAGCGCGACGGCAACGCGGAGCTCTACACCGTCCAGGTCGATGGCGGCGGCCTGCGTCGGCTGACCGGCGAGTTCGCCCTGGACGACCGCCCGGCCTGGTCGCCGGACGGGCGCCGGATCGCGTTCTCGAGCACCCGGCAGCCCGCCGAGGAGCCCGGTCGGTCCTGGAACGCGGCCTACGTGATGGGGGCCGACGGCGGCGACCCTCGCCGCCTCACCCCGGCCGGCTCGGCGGACTACTCGCCGGCCTGGTCCCCCGGCGGCGACCTGATCGCCGTCGCCTCGGGCAGCGGCGAGGCCGGGGGCACCGACCTGTTCGTCATGGACCCCGAAGGCAACGGCCGGCGCCGGGTCGTCGCCAACGGCGGCTGGCCGGCCTTCGCGGCCGACGGCCGTTCCCTCTTCTTCCACAGCAAGCGAGAGGGCAGGTGGGGCATCTGGCGCGTCGACCTCGACGGCTCGGGGCTGGAACGGATCACGCCCCCGGATGTCGACGCCTACACGCCCTCGGCCTCCGCCGACGGCAAGCGGCTGGTCGCGGCCGTCGGCCGAGGCGGACACCGGCAGGTCGTCGCGATCGACCTCGCCTCCCGCTCGCTGACCGACCTGACCGACGCGGCGGCGGACCACTGGAACCCCTCTATCTCGCCCGACGGCCGGTCGGTCGCCTACCACCGGGCCGCCCCGGACTCCGCCGCGCCCAACGTCGAGCCCTGGGGAGCCCCGCCCGATACGGCGCTGCGGATGCTCCGCCTGGCGGGCGCCTTCCCGGCCTTCTCCCCCGACGGGAAGCGGGTCGCCCTGATCGGGGGCAGCTTCGCCCGGCTCGACGTGATGAATGTCGACGGCAGCGGCCGTCGGACGCTCCACGCCGGGGCCTCGCGGGCGCTCTTCGGCGTCTCCTGGGCCCACCGCGGGGACCGGATCGCCTTCTCCCAGGGCCCGGTGTTCCAGGGCCCGGGGGGCCAGGTCGACATCGCCACCGTCCGCCCCGACGGCTCCGGGTACGCGGGGATCACCCGGGACCCCGGCAACGACGGCTTCCCGTCGTTCTCCCCCGACGGCAAGGAGATCGTCTTCCGCTCCGGGCGCGGCGGTTCGAAGAACCTCCACGTCATGGGCGCCGACGGCTCGGGCGTCCGTCGGCTGACCGAGGGCCGGTGGACCGACACGATGTGCGACTGGTCGCCGTCCGGGGAATGGATCGCCTTCGCCAGCGACCGGGGCGGGGACTTCGAGATCTGGCTGACTCATCCCGACGGCAGCGGCCTGCGCAAGCTGGTCGGCGGCAGTCGGAACAACCACCCGCACTTCTCCCCCGACGGCCGCTGGATCGTCTTCACCAGCAAGCGCGCCGGCTTCTCGGCCGAGGAGATCAGCCTGCCGGAACAGCCCCAGCCTTACGGCGACCTCTTCGCCGCCCCGGTGGTCGGCACGGGGCTGATCCGGCTGACTCACAACGGCTTCGAGGAGGGGACACCCGCCTGGGCCCCCGTCCTGGAGATCAAGGCCACCGGCGAAGGGGGGCGGGGTCAGGCGGAGGATTACTGA
- a CDS encoding type II toxin-antitoxin system VapC family toxin, translating into MRRFILDTGIAGLYLDRKRGVFERAAAEVAAGNRVGVAGPVVGELAFRAEGSPKREQNLLRLREALDVWKVWLADVAAEFEYGRIAFEMKTIGRPIGQNDPTIAAIAYTLGNATVVTMDADLSAVPGLNVENWAEPD; encoded by the coding sequence GTGAGGCGATTCATTCTGGACACCGGCATCGCCGGGCTTTATCTCGACCGGAAGCGCGGGGTGTTCGAGCGGGCCGCGGCCGAGGTCGCCGCCGGCAACCGGGTCGGGGTCGCCGGCCCGGTCGTGGGCGAGCTGGCTTTCCGCGCCGAGGGCAGCCCGAAGCGGGAGCAGAACCTCCTGCGGCTCCGCGAGGCATTGGATGTCTGGAAGGTCTGGCTGGCCGACGTCGCGGCCGAGTTCGAGTACGGGCGGATCGCGTTCGAGATGAAGACCATCGGCCGCCCGATCGGCCAGAACGACCCGACGATCGCGGCCATCGCGTACACCCTGGGCAATGCCACCGTGGTCACGATGGACGCCGACCTGTCAGCCGTGCCAGGCCTGAACGTCGAGAATTGGGCAGAGCCGGATTGA
- a CDS encoding type II toxin-antitoxin system RelE/ParE family toxin, giving the protein MAACHPRNQGLPRLSAHWHRDLWRILSAFDPNRTAILRIGGNKRGDRRWYKTFIPIADERFRRHLERLEQ; this is encoded by the coding sequence GTGGCAGCGTGCCACCCGAGGAATCAAGGGCTCCCGCGCCTTTCCGCCCATTGGCACCGCGATCTTTGGCGGATCCTCTCTGCCTTCGACCCGAATCGGACGGCCATCCTGCGGATCGGCGGCAACAAGCGGGGCGATAGGCGCTGGTACAAGACGTTCATCCCCATCGCCGACGAGCGATTCCGGCGGCACCTGGAACGCCTGGAGCAGTGA
- a CDS encoding helix-turn-helix domain-containing protein, protein MATRLEDYLATLPAAEQQALRDRAAELIAEEATLRQLREARARTQVELARALRVNQAAISKLERRSDMDLSTLRGFIEAMGGQLEIVARFPDRSVRINQFEALDPDPRPEG, encoded by the coding sequence ATGGCGACGCGACTCGAAGATTACCTGGCCACCCTGCCGGCGGCCGAGCAGCAAGCCCTCCGCGATCGGGCGGCGGAGCTGATCGCCGAGGAGGCGACGCTCCGCCAGTTGCGGGAGGCCCGAGCGCGGACCCAGGTCGAGTTGGCGAGGGCCCTGCGCGTCAACCAGGCCGCCATCTCCAAGCTGGAGCGCCGCAGCGACATGGACCTGAGCACGCTGCGGGGCTTCATCGAGGCCATGGGCGGCCAGCTCGAGATCGTCGCCCGCTTCCCCGACCGTTCCGTGCGGATCAACCAGTTCGAAGCCCTCGACCCCGACCCCCGCCCCGAAGGCTAG
- a CDS encoding N-6 DNA methylase, with amino-acid sequence MSMGYDVAGQRSRLVADALLHVGYRAEHIKHSWKYSNFEEMRKWIDDDDPDNLPEHKAPSILDIAAFYDEREHDWNTISLAAQLNRIELVHNKDLGHQEARKIFADTASPCVLFAGNGTADLWLRCWEEPVPVMDITFEAQQLRKAFEHNRREMERDALAALRGGQRYLFDGWHTARREELATFLNRGITKATWFSQKIKKPLDADSGRALSRIAIGLLAARILEDKGIFGSRDQQSTDARKLLQEANDLADGFFGHLITGDLEKLDNTISSGIVDEMLRRIMAHLTGPASFSMVTAEMLGHLYENALRAQRRQGKDLELNGVYYTPLSLTRNVLARIPVEELPPRRRHALDMACGSGTFLLAASERLRSAFDANESESERSVIEHLRRHVVGNDVDSVALHVAGLTYLLEHVIQTGSADDVPSPALWTKDALDLQVENFGVSRPSIVVGNPPFGRAKNGDQLANQFLSKALEILAPGGFLGMVMPGAFLKMMQRGGVIASRRELLDTCNIMEVWEMPLGVVGLSAQQETCVIIARKKENRSGLTPTLFNVTYSRKQEAIRAQREHLRSTWTFMATGVAGRPSEHWSQDTTGRIIASPIDHVWQKIEPLRPISAICDHTVGIYSHLEKTRFSRTPTKGYYPYLRSQGRVSPYFVDEADWKQDPDHDHDYVDPDTSERPRHDKRYLILGPKLIVTSNTNRNTRIQVKAAFDDSQVFPEHNLYCLGLFTDSSSLQPWARELISKTDRRNLLLWLASILNSPLARAWVAMNSSPRSSALEVFMQLPLPRYDESLAKLVERTASYSRFSDDFNEISTRINQEVLRTYGLSSADEADLNLFLESLTEPWVESPKDAHLPQHRLYRRISGTVVAVDVLRQSVTLDLPRFSRKHRAPIVLALPRLLPGWALREGIEFTCAVPADCVEVGELLSDPWILRDFRPLPYSYLDEEELEELVNFEHPVPAH; translated from the coding sequence ATGAGCATGGGCTACGATGTAGCAGGTCAGAGGAGCCGCCTCGTCGCGGACGCCCTGCTGCACGTAGGCTACAGGGCCGAGCACATCAAGCATTCTTGGAAGTATAGCAACTTCGAAGAGATGAGGAAGTGGATCGACGACGACGATCCCGACAATCTCCCCGAACATAAAGCCCCTTCGATACTTGATATCGCCGCATTCTATGATGAGCGAGAGCACGACTGGAACACGATTTCACTTGCAGCTCAGCTCAACCGAATTGAGTTGGTGCATAACAAGGATCTCGGGCACCAGGAAGCAAGAAAGATCTTCGCCGACACCGCCTCGCCGTGCGTCCTCTTCGCGGGCAACGGGACGGCCGACCTCTGGCTTAGGTGCTGGGAAGAGCCCGTACCCGTAATGGACATCACTTTCGAGGCACAGCAGCTTCGGAAGGCGTTCGAGCATAATCGCCGCGAAATGGAACGAGACGCTCTGGCTGCCTTGCGCGGCGGACAGAGATATCTATTCGACGGTTGGCACACCGCACGACGTGAGGAGCTCGCGACGTTCCTCAACCGCGGGATCACGAAAGCCACCTGGTTCAGTCAGAAGATTAAGAAACCACTTGACGCAGATTCCGGCAGGGCGCTTTCCCGTATTGCGATCGGCCTCCTGGCGGCGCGTATCCTCGAAGACAAGGGCATCTTCGGAAGTCGCGATCAGCAATCGACCGATGCGAGGAAGCTACTTCAGGAGGCGAACGACCTCGCCGATGGGTTCTTTGGCCATCTGATCACTGGCGACTTGGAAAAGCTGGACAACACGATCAGTTCGGGCATCGTCGACGAGATGCTGCGGCGAATCATGGCCCACCTAACTGGTCCGGCTTCCTTCTCGATGGTCACCGCCGAGATGCTCGGCCACCTCTACGAAAACGCTCTCAGGGCCCAGCGAAGGCAGGGCAAAGACCTGGAGTTAAATGGCGTCTACTATACCCCGCTCTCCCTCACCAGGAATGTATTGGCTCGCATCCCGGTCGAAGAGCTGCCTCCGAGGAGACGGCACGCCCTAGACATGGCCTGCGGTTCGGGAACGTTCCTGCTCGCCGCCTCTGAACGCCTACGATCGGCCTTTGACGCCAACGAATCGGAGTCTGAACGATCGGTCATTGAACACCTCCGCCGACACGTCGTCGGGAACGACGTAGATAGCGTCGCCTTGCATGTCGCGGGCCTGACCTACTTGCTCGAACACGTGATTCAGACTGGCAGTGCGGACGATGTTCCGAGTCCGGCGCTCTGGACGAAGGATGCGCTGGATCTCCAAGTCGAGAATTTCGGAGTGAGTCGCCCTTCGATCGTGGTGGGAAATCCTCCCTTCGGGAGGGCCAAGAACGGAGATCAACTGGCGAATCAGTTTCTATCGAAAGCCTTGGAAATCCTTGCGCCCGGAGGATTCCTCGGGATGGTGATGCCCGGGGCCTTCCTGAAGATGATGCAGCGAGGAGGAGTGATTGCGAGTCGGCGCGAGTTGCTCGATACCTGCAACATCATGGAAGTTTGGGAGATGCCGCTCGGCGTGGTCGGACTCTCCGCACAGCAGGAGACGTGCGTAATCATCGCCCGCAAGAAAGAAAACAGAAGCGGTCTCACCCCCACTCTCTTCAATGTCACTTATTCACGTAAACAAGAAGCGATTCGGGCTCAGCGTGAGCATCTAAGATCGACCTGGACGTTCATGGCCACGGGTGTTGCTGGAAGACCTTCTGAACACTGGTCTCAGGACACAACCGGTCGGATCATCGCGAGCCCCATCGATCATGTGTGGCAGAAGATCGAGCCATTGCGTCCGATCTCTGCGATTTGCGACCACACGGTTGGGATCTATTCCCACCTGGAGAAGACTAGATTCTCTAGGACTCCAACTAAAGGCTACTACCCGTATCTAAGGTCTCAGGGACGAGTCTCGCCTTACTTCGTCGATGAGGCAGACTGGAAACAGGATCCTGACCACGATCACGATTATGTGGACCCCGATACCTCTGAGCGACCTCGACATGACAAAAGATACCTGATTCTTGGTCCCAAGCTCATCGTAACGAGCAATACAAACCGCAACACCCGAATCCAGGTCAAAGCGGCATTCGACGACTCTCAAGTCTTCCCAGAGCACAATCTTTACTGCCTAGGTCTCTTCACAGACAGTTCTTCCCTACAGCCGTGGGCGCGTGAGTTAATCTCGAAAACCGATCGAAGGAACCTCTTGCTTTGGCTTGCATCCATTCTGAACAGCCCCTTAGCGCGAGCGTGGGTCGCGATGAATTCATCGCCGCGATCATCTGCTCTCGAAGTCTTTATGCAGCTACCACTCCCACGGTACGACGAGTCACTTGCTAAACTCGTCGAGCGTACTGCCTCATATTCACGGTTCTCCGATGACTTCAATGAGATCTCCACGCGGATTAATCAAGAGGTTCTCAGGACGTATGGGTTGTCGAGTGCCGACGAGGCCGATCTAAATCTCTTCCTGGAGAGTCTCACGGAACCGTGGGTGGAGAGTCCAAAGGACGCTCATCTGCCACAGCATAGGCTCTACCGTCGTATTTCGGGAACTGTCGTAGCAGTCGACGTCCTGCGACAGAGCGTAACACTCGATTTGCCTCGATTCTCCCGAAAACACCGTGCACCGATCGTGCTTGCGCTACCACGATTGTTGCCAGGGTGGGCTCTACGTGAGGGCATCGAGTTCACGTGCGCCGTGCCCGCCGACTGTGTGGAGGTTGGCGAGTTGCTCAGCGATCCGTGGATCCTTCGGGATTTTCGCCCGTTGCCATACTCCTATCTTGACGAAGAGGAGCTCGAGGAACTGGTCAATTTTGAGCACCCTGTACCCGCCCACTGA
- a CDS encoding ComEC/Rec2 family competence protein: MPKTLRVRIFDVGEGNTIAGILPGGQRAFIVDIFEAEPILRFLEEEGITEVVLFLSHSDLDHIKGVKDFLADFQPPRSILGIFFNRDRIKVGAGKTYKSTLQLIGSVSQRESDRNARYLRAEFNTNLNEITRYDDLFGPNVRARVIHPAPHHQDSLIDTDTNEASGVLVIEHQFANGTVKKIMLAADVQLTGVALMLKQAAAGSLGADVLKFPHHGAWPTARPGAKAVGVDRKGMDDFLRAVSPRSVVLSVGFNNPHRHVRAELFESLKQYHDDTNNLESLKCTQFTPTCFGSETLPKDGELARPHCAGDVEIWTGEGIGSDGLEVVTVPNSHPDRVALIHQSGTARCGFVPDIQKKLAGVNRSTSPPAS, encoded by the coding sequence GTGCCGAAGACACTAAGAGTTCGCATCTTCGATGTTGGAGAAGGCAATACGATCGCCGGCATTCTGCCGGGAGGGCAGCGTGCGTTCATCGTGGATATCTTTGAGGCCGAGCCAATTCTGAGATTCCTAGAAGAAGAGGGGATCACGGAAGTCGTTCTCTTCCTCTCGCATTCAGACCTTGATCACATAAAGGGAGTTAAAGACTTCCTCGCAGATTTTCAGCCTCCGCGTTCGATCCTAGGAATCTTCTTCAATCGAGATCGGATAAAGGTTGGTGCAGGCAAGACATACAAAAGCACCCTCCAACTCATCGGGAGCGTCTCGCAGCGAGAATCGGATCGGAACGCCCGTTACTTACGAGCCGAGTTTAACACAAACTTAAACGAAATCACTCGGTACGACGATCTTTTCGGACCCAACGTTCGCGCCCGGGTCATCCATCCGGCACCACATCACCAGGATAGTCTCATCGATACCGATACGAACGAGGCGTCCGGTGTATTAGTAATTGAGCATCAGTTCGCGAACGGCACAGTGAAGAAGATAATGCTTGCGGCGGATGTTCAGTTAACAGGTGTCGCTCTGATGCTCAAGCAGGCGGCCGCCGGATCGCTCGGGGCAGACGTCTTGAAATTCCCCCACCACGGGGCTTGGCCGACGGCTCGCCCTGGTGCGAAAGCGGTTGGAGTCGACAGGAAGGGGATGGACGATTTCCTACGAGCGGTATCTCCACGTTCGGTTGTCCTCTCAGTCGGCTTTAACAACCCGCACAGGCATGTTCGCGCCGAATTATTCGAGTCGCTCAAACAATACCATGATGACACAAACAATCTGGAATCTTTGAAATGCACTCAGTTCACCCCTACTTGCTTCGGTTCCGAGACGCTCCCCAAGGACGGCGAGCTTGCTCGTCCACATTGTGCGGGTGACGTTGAGATATGGACGGGCGAAGGAATCGGATCGGACGGCCTTGAGGTTGTAACGGTCCCTAACTCGCATCCGGATCGGGTCGCGTTGATACATCAGTCCGGCACTGCCCGATGCGGATTCGTACCGGACATACAGAAGAAACTCGCCGGAGTAAACAGATCCACGTCGCCTCCGGCCTCGTGA
- a CDS encoding ribbon-helix-helix domain-containing protein translates to MTIHLPEELASCLEAAVQGGHFATMDEAMAEAARLLLRELERPAGAATSPGVAGMPDPALGSIGAMREDAGLLDEIVADVYRRRREEKPRGFDL, encoded by the coding sequence ATGACCATACACTTACCTGAAGAGCTGGCATCGTGCCTGGAGGCGGCTGTTCAGGGCGGCCACTTCGCCACGATGGACGAGGCCATGGCCGAGGCCGCCCGGCTGCTGCTCCGCGAGCTCGAGCGGCCTGCGGGGGCGGCGACGTCGCCCGGCGTTGCCGGCATGCCCGACCCGGCGCTGGGCTCCATCGGCGCCATGCGGGAGGATGCCGGGCTCCTCGACGAGATCGTGGCCGACGTGTATCGTCGGCGGCGGGAGGAGAAGCCGCGGGGATTCGACCTTTGA
- a CDS encoding PIN domain-containing protein yields MNRALLDTDIYSEILKGIDQTVRANAIAYRTQHGVLTLSAVTLMEIAQGHHQRQASRQLLHFLASVAVEEVLPFDRDTAELAGRIAGELERVGQPIGTADPMIAAIALHHGLELVTGNTGHFQRIQQIGYPLILVNWR; encoded by the coding sequence TTGAACAGGGCCCTCCTCGACACGGACATTTACTCCGAGATCCTCAAGGGGATCGACCAGACGGTCAGGGCCAATGCCATCGCCTACCGGACGCAGCACGGCGTCCTGACGCTCTCGGCCGTCACGCTGATGGAAATCGCGCAGGGTCACCATCAGAGGCAGGCATCGCGTCAATTGCTGCACTTCCTCGCGAGCGTCGCCGTCGAAGAAGTCCTCCCTTTCGACCGGGATACCGCCGAGCTGGCCGGTCGCATCGCCGGGGAGCTGGAGCGCGTCGGCCAGCCCATCGGCACCGCGGATCCGATGATCGCCGCCATCGCCCTGCATCATGGCCTGGAGCTGGTGACCGGCAACACCGGCCATTTCCAGCGGATCCAGCAGATCGGCTACCCCCTCATCCTGGTCAACTGGCGGTGA
- a CDS encoding VOC family protein → MAMPAKNTICLWYDGGAEDAARFYAETFPDSSVGAVHRAPGDFPGGKKGDVLTVEFTVMGIPCLGLNGGPVFRHSEAFSFQVATADQAETDRYWDAIIGNGGQESECGWCKDRWGLSWQITPVALTRAFTGPDPAAAKRAFDAMMTMRKIDVAAIEAAVRG, encoded by the coding sequence ATGGCCATGCCCGCGAAGAACACGATCTGCCTGTGGTATGATGGCGGCGCCGAGGACGCGGCGCGGTTCTACGCCGAGACCTTCCCCGATTCGTCCGTCGGCGCGGTGCACCGCGCGCCGGGCGACTTCCCCGGCGGCAAGAAGGGGGACGTGCTGACCGTCGAGTTCACCGTGATGGGCATCCCGTGCCTCGGGCTCAACGGCGGGCCCGTGTTCCGGCACAGCGAGGCGTTCTCGTTCCAGGTCGCGACCGCGGACCAGGCCGAGACGGATCGCTACTGGGACGCGATCATCGGCAACGGCGGGCAGGAGAGCGAGTGCGGCTGGTGCAAGGACCGGTGGGGCCTGTCCTGGCAGATCACGCCGGTCGCCCTGACGAGGGCGTTCACCGGCCCCGATCCCGCCGCCGCCAAACGCGCGTTCGACGCGATGATGACCATGCGGAAGATCGACGTCGCGGCCATCGAGGCGGCGGTCCGCGGCTGA